Within the Leptospira ryugenii genome, the region TTTTACGATTCCTGTGCTTGCGAAGTTGGGATTGTTATTTCCAAAGATTTGGTTTCGGTGGACTCGGATGTTTCGAGAAACAATGGTATTTTTGTTTAGGTCATAAGCCAAAAAGCCACCCGTATTATTTGTAACTATGTTGTCATAAACATCTGCATTCACAGTGTTTTCAATTTCTAAACCCATCACATTATGTTCGGCACGGTTGTTTCTTACGAGAGCGTTGATACATTGGCCTACGTAGAGACCAGCGTCAGATGCGTACGAAGTGTCCGTATTTTGTAATAAAACATTTACAACATTTACAGGATAAACTCCATAGGCACCGTTTTTCTTTTTATCTTCGCCAAACCGAGCCGACCAAGTAACTTCAATGGAATCTATAAGGATATTTTCGGAAAGCCTGATTTCCAAGCCATTCTTTGGGCTATCTAGAATTTGTAGGTCTCGAATGGTAAAGTTGTGAGAAGCTTCAATGTCTACGCCATTGACATTTCCTGCATTTACAAATTGGATGGTTGTTTTCTTTTTCCCTGCTCCTCTGAGCACAATCCCATTTGTTCCTGAAATAGAAAGTGAGTTGTTAAAGATAAACTTGCCGGCAGAGAGTTCAATCGTTGTGCATTCTTCGAGAGAGTTTAATTTTGTTTGGAGTTTTTGTGTGTCCCCTGGTGTAAACGCATAACGTTTTTGTTCTTTGCCTTGGCAGTAGGTTTCGGAATCAACAAACTGCGAGGGGAAAACAGGATTGGTTCTTTTTTCCTGCCTAGAAATATACAGAAAACCCAAATAGAATAGAGGTAGAAGAAACACTACCAGAACGACCAAGACCAATCGATTTATTTTTGCCATACCAATCCTCAGTTCCCTCGTGAACCGAGGAGAAACGTGACCAGAATAGAGAAGATTCTACCGCCTGGCAAGGTAAAATTGTGGACAGGTGTCGATCGTGAAACCACCAAAATAGGTCTTTTTGGCTAGAAAAGGGAAAGATTTTGTGCTGGGATGGAGCGGGTGAATTTGTGAATAAAGCTATAGTTTCGTTGGTTTTTGTCCTCTTGTCCTGCCTCTCTACCCCAAAACAATATCTGGGTGTTCAAGATACAAATATTGATTCAAAATTAAATGAAATCATGAAAAGGGAGACTGTGAATCTTTTGGTTCTGGTTCCTCGAGAACTTTCTTCTACGAATTGTTCCTTTTCTGAGGAAGTATTTTTGGGTGTGCTAAAACAGTCGAACATCCAAATGGAATCTCAGCTCTTAAAGTTTCATGGTAAAAATACTAACTTTCATTTGGTGGATCGGGATAGTTTTTCCTATTTACTGGAAGAAATCAAAATACAAAAATCTGGATTAACTTCTGGTCAAACTGCACAAATCGGTAAGATGTCAGGAGCAAATTACATCATTGTCAATTCGGGAAATCTGAACTGCTCTGGAGATAATAAAGAGTTAATCGCTAACCAAAGTTCCAAGTTAATCAAAATTGAATCTTCCATCACCGAAGCCATTGATACAAGCAAGCTTGTCTTACGTTACGACGATTCAAAACAAGACTTCATATTTCATAAAGGATTCATCAACGGACGTGCGGTATTGTATGACCCCGATCGCGAATCCTATGCCTGGTCTGAATAGCTATTTAGCTGTTCTTTAGGTTAGTAAACAAATTAAGTTTCAAAAAAAAGGGGGCCATGCCCCCAAACCATCATCCAATCACTCTGATTGGATGGTCAAGGTTGAGCTTGTTTGTGAGCTATGTCTAAATTGATTTACATAGGTTAAGAGTGGGTATGGATTTGCATACATTGGATCGACGTTGTCGATGGCAAGCCCAAGACGAGTGCCTTTAGGGAAATCGTGCGCTACAGCTTGTAAATCCAAAACAAGAT harbors:
- a CDS encoding parallel beta-helix domain-containing protein; translated protein: MAKINRLVLVVLVVFLLPLFYLGFLYISRQEKRTNPVFPSQFVDSETYCQGKEQKRYAFTPGDTQKLQTKLNSLEECTTIELSAGKFIFNNSLSISGTNGIVLRGAGKKKTTIQFVNAGNVNGVDIEASHNFTIRDLQILDSPKNGLEIRLSENILIDSIEVTWSARFGEDKKKNGAYGVYPVNVVNVLLQNTDTSYASDAGLYVGQCINALVRNNRAEHNVMGLEIENTVNADVYDNIVTNNTGGFLAYDLNKNTIVSRNIRVHRNQIFGNNNPNFASTGIVKTVPAGVGMVLTSIRDIEIFDNTFGDNNTADIGIMNGLVSETPNFSEWPMNNWRAHNIYLHDNIFQDGSGKAVDNGQTDEKSRPLGLLVKLVADALNEFQVSQGKAAEPVPNIVYDGVEPGFTILVMTTWFGNQAGNANHICLKNNNKGKIQPSLLDLNLPALLNNSEDPTKDSIKNAVTRGETKIYRASDSPSYGGSPEAGFDCEGFQFEGLPVQFPKS